The Oxyura jamaicensis isolate SHBP4307 breed ruddy duck chromosome 5, BPBGC_Ojam_1.0, whole genome shotgun sequence region accacacaggcGTTCGCTCACCTtacccctccctctctgggatgggggagagaaacgggaaagtgaagcctgtgagttgagataaagacagtttattaagatagaaaataataataataatatgtacaaacaagtgatgcacaatgcaaatgctcaccacccgctgaccgatgcccagcccaaccccgagcagccggctccccaccccagctagccatCCCcaatatattgttcagcatgacgccggatggtatggaatacccctttggccagttggggtcagctgtcctgggtctgtcccctcccagctcttgctgcacccccagcctgcccgctggcaggacagagcgaggagctgaaaagtccttggcttggtgtaagcactgctctgcagcaattaaaacatcagcatgttatcagcactcttctcatcctaatccaaaacatagcaccctaccagctactaggaggaaaattaattctgtcctaactgaaaccaggacagtgagGACAGCAGTGATACAAAGACTGAAATAGTTGCTCTGGGAAGataaaaatagcttattttcttctgctttcctcctccaGTGCCTATGAACATGTATAAATTCTTGGCCATTGAACATGGAAACAAGCAGTCATCTCACTCAGGATTTCAAAGCCTATTTCCACTAGGTTTTACCCAGGTTTACGCCTGTGCTTCCCTCACCCTTTCTATGATTCCCAGAGTTGGATGGCCCTTTAGATCCTTCATCTCTCCCCATGATTTCAGTGCTTGGTATGGCATGTTGCCTTCTCTAAGTTTCTATTTTCCATGGCTGCTTTTCTGGTAGAAAGGGGGTTTTGTTGCACTTACTGCTAATGTAATTGTATTTGGCAAGCTTCTAGGCTTTAAGTTGTTCTTTAACTAAGTACATATCAAAAGTCTGGCTATAACGACAGCTGTTAACACTTGTTTTCCAGCATGACAGTAAATATGCTTaatttcacaaaacaaacacttccaTTCTCTGCAAGGTCAACTTTCATATTTAGGTCTTAGTGATTTTCCCGATATGCTACCTGTCCTGTATCTGCAATGCACACGTTTtcatatcacttttttttttttttttttttacagttcacATGAAAAAGTAGCAAGATGCTTAATGGATGAAAAGAAAGTCAAAGTATAGaggacaaataaaaatacaaactctATGGTGCTATGGTGATAGAcataataatgaaattttaGCACAGATTTGCTCTAATAACCAATTTGTGGCTGTAAGTTGGAAAACTTGTATAATCCCCACTGCTATGGGGTGGATCATAAGAAAGAGTAAAGCTTTAGGACTTGATGGTAGGTTAGCTTTCACTGAGTTTTACCTTCCTATTCCCTTCTGTTCTTGAGGAGCTTCTCCCACCCAGTGCCGTGATGCTTGTGGGAATGGGAGTGTCTGGGGAGGCAGAAAACAGCTCTGACGTGGTTAAATGGGCCGACATGTCAACTTCTAGAAGGAAGGAActgaactgtatttaaaaaggcTGAAGCTATTTCTAGCTtgatttaaatgtttgaaatagCACAGATTTCAAGCAGCTGACATCAAACTAGGTTGAAAGCTGGCTTTTACCCTCTCCTTAAAACTCGTTCATCACGCAGTATCAGTGATCTCCAGTGCCTGCTTGTGGTTATTTCCTTCAAGTTCCATATGGATGGTTTTCTGGAAAGAACGCTTTAGCAACTGCTGTGAGTAAAATGCTGTGTAGCCTTTTTGATTTAATGAGTTGACTGTCTTCTAGGGGCTGCCTTTCTGAAGATACTTCTTTGCTTATTCCAAGGATTTGTTACTGTTCCACAGTTCAAAGCTGTTGTTACTGCTGAGAGAACACAATGTGCTTAACCAGAACCTCACCAGGACTAGCTTGGGTggcctttcccttttctgataCTTGACAGGGCTTTTTCATTTATGTGAGAAGTTGAACGAGGGAGCCAGTCCCTGACATAACTTCCTATTAACAATTTTTGATAGGTTGTAACCACatcctgctttcctgcctttcctgcatggctttttttttttttttttttttttttttttttttactttgcctCCAGTATTGATGGGTTTTGTGGGCTAATTGCTCcatctgctgcaggctgggtaAAGCAAGTCAAAAATAAAGAACGCTGCTGGGACCTTGCCCTTACCTCAGTAAGGGGGAAAAACTCCAAGTGTAGTATGTGCCCATTAAATAGGACAGATCTACGGTTGAGCAGAATGAAAGTAAAATTCCCTGAAAACCTAAATGAACATGGAAATGTTGAAGacctaaaaacaaaatcacatctGATTCAGACCTGGTACTTGACAGCTATGAATGTGTGGGGACCCTAGCCTTAACTGCAGCACTTGTGTAGCCTTGGTGCTGTTCAACTCTGCTTAGACCAAATAAATGCAGTGTGACGGGTCCAAGTTCCCTGCCTGCTCTAAAGGCAGGGCTGTTCTATTAGTAGCTCTGTCAGCTTCAAGTGAGGTACTTGCTGAAAAGATCATTTTGAAGAAGCCAGGTGAGGCAATTTTCCATCTTTGCTTCAGTCAGCTGATGTGCTCCAAGCCAGAGCGGGGCACTTTCCTTCCCAGGGGGTGCATGAAAGGCAGATGGAGAACACATTTCTTCAGGCACAAGTCAGAAAACCCGCCCTTTTGAAAGCTAGatttaaaacaaggaaatggCTGAATAAAACATAAGAGATTAAAGAACTGAcatcaacatatttttttttacaaatttatTCCCTCAATTTTATATACAATCATTCCAGACTACTGTACAAAGGTGTAAATGGTCTTTGCTGTGAGTTGTGCATGTGCAGCTTAGTAGACAGGTTTAACATTCAATTTGAATCTCAGTGCAAGTAGGCACTAAAACACCCAACATACCTTCAAGGTATAAAAAGACATACCAGTTTTACAGGTTTCTCCAGCATACTTTGTTACAGTGCAAAATGCTATGAAATAAggtttctttaggaaaaaaaattccatttaaattaaacacaTATTGCACGTGTCCCATCTGAAAGTGTAAGATGTACTTACTGAACTAGCTTGATACGTTTTAGAACACTTTTCAACCCGCATGCACTCCTTTCTCCTGGCTATTTGTGCCAAATATGTGTAGTTCTTGCTTCAAATGCTAAATAGCTGTTCATAGCTCTAAAGCAATCCCTCTTGAACAGACTGCTCCAAAAGAAATCACAGCGGATTCATGTAACAAGAAAAATCTACAAAACccttttcagtcttctttccAGTAGCACTGTAACTAAATACATAGACATCAGTATTCTTTAAAATCATAATGCAAGTGTATCAAACACTAGCCATTACAGACACACCCCTATTTTCTGGAAAGGTAGGAAACCTCCAGGTCTACAGGTGTATGTATTTCCACAGTACTTCAAGCTGCTAAGCTAACATTACACCCACAAACACTTTGCGCAACAACACAGGTAGGACTTTTGACTTCTGTACATCACTGGCTGCTATGTTGCAGGTTGGGTGAAGTGGCACAAAGTTGCATTAACTTAAAGAACAAAGTCTGCTTGGTCTGAAACTAGTCAACTCGCTCTGTGCATCTGCCAAACGAGAAGTAGAGGTGAAGGCTGATAATATCGATCTTGATAGCTCTGAGGCTTTGAGTTTCCCTAAATCCTTACTAGCCTTGAAATGTAAAAGGCACATCTGCATATAAGTGCAAATGCTAGCTTTGTGCTTAAGATATTTATTCAAAGCTGAAAGGCAAGGGAGTGGCTTAgaagcaaattatttcttttagcaAACCAGTATGAACAATGATGCTACTAAAAAAACCTGACActtaaaagcagataaaaagtaaaacacaacAGGGCTTGCTGAATTCTAGCCCATGTCTTAAACAGTTCAGGGTTACCTGCAAAATGCCTCCAACACTTAATTTCCTTCCCCCTACCTCCCCTTGCAGGCCTATACTTACTCCTGTTACAaacaagaagcattttttttctgcaaacatttctgcattcaATTCAACTCAGTCATTCGGAACATGGGTGGAAGAAAACCTGCTTCCTGGTACTTTGAGATTCTCCAGATCCTCTTCTGGAGCCACAACTGTACAGTACTTTCTAAAGGCAGGTCCCCGTCTTACTTGGCTACTACTGGATATTAAGTCCTTGGTAAGGCTGGATGCTGTTTGTACAAGTAATGAGATGAAATCCTAATTTAACACATTTAGGAATTTTTATACAGGTAGCATACATTTACACTACTTGTGCGGATCGACTGTTGTTTACAGTTAAAAACCAGCTGGGCTTTGGGTCAAGAACAAACACGTGGTGCTCACAGACTGGAAGGCTGCTGGATTACCGGACCCGGTTCACATCCACGAAGGTCTTCTTCCGACCTCATATACATTAGGAACACTGTGACAGTAGCAAAAGTAGCTGCATTGACAGGAAAAGCACGGAGAAGTGTAGAAGTAAGGCCTCTTGTAAAGACCCTCCAGCCTTCTTCGTGGTAGCTCTTCCTGACACAGTCTAGGATCCCATTGTACTGTGTAACGCCCCCGACACCATCCGCCTGGAGCCGGGACTTGATCACATCCACGGGGTAGGTGGAGAGCCAGGACACGATTCCTGACATCCctccagaaaacagcagtttgGGAATAACGTAACTGTCTTCAGCTTCACAGCCTAAATACCTGGTCATGCAGTCATAGGTCAAGAAGTAAAAGCCAAAGCTTGGAGTCTCTCTTATTAATGTGGAGACCATGCCCCTGTTGATGCCCCTCAGCCCTTCCTTTCGATAGATTTTGATCAAACAATCCAGAGAATTTTTATAGTTCTTCATTTTTAGTTTGTATTCACCTGTTCCTTGTAGCTGCATTCTTGTCTTTGCCAACTCCATGGGGCAGCAGATGATGCACTGAATAGCCCCTGCTGCTGACCCCGCGAGGAATTGGTTCAGAGGAGTGTCTTTGCCAAGGGCACGAAGTGTATTTCCTTGTACACCGAACACAAGGGCATTAATGAAGGTAAGTCCCATCATTGGTGACCCAATACCTTTATAGAGTCCAAAAGCCTGGTGGaagaaggaaggacaaaaaatactttttaatagtAGTGCTGACAGCCTCCTGAAACCATGCAGAGAAAAGTCCTTTCTGGTTCTTATTTGTGCTCTAACTTCCGAACAGTGGCCATAAGATAGTCCAATCTTGCTTTGTACATCACTGCCTAGGACACAAACAACTAAACGTTTTTTAGGGGTACAAATGTCAAAGTCAACCTTTTAGTTATGGTCTTAAagcctaaaacaaacaaacaaacaaaaaaaaaccctacattGCTTGCATTCTCAGGAAATTAGCTATTCACAtatagagatttttaaaagttaacttTTTTAAGTTAAAGTTAAATTTCAACTTCCAACTTAGTGATCTTCAGGAAGATTCTGGCAAACTTCTGAACGTAAGTAATCAAGCCTGAAAATGCTGACAGAAAGGTTACGTGTTAAGGCTAAAGTACCTACGCTGTGGTCATGCGAGGTTCAGAGTGTGCTCTTCTCTTGATCTATGATATGTGCAGGTTTTTTGAGcagctttccttcccttctcatacaaaatatatatatgaagtttCAAAATACACAAAGTATTCGTTTTATACTTACAGATTCTTGCTTTATGATGGACTGAAAGCAATGGAAGGTCCCACGGTAGAGAGGTTTCTCTACATTTTGAACTTGTAGGCGAACCTATAAAAAGTTGTATGATACTGATGTGTATGGCAAGAGCAGCATAACTGGTAAACTATTGTCTTGTACATGTATGGAGATTTGCTACAGAAATGTATATGCAACAGCAAAGGCTGGACACTGGAATGCCGTATGTGgcaaaatcatttaaaaacattctgtaaTGTTTAGAATTATGTGGGGGGGGAATTGAAGGGAGAAGGGTTATTAACTTATTGTGAAAATTAGAAAACCGGTATGTGGAAATACAACAGGGTATACTGTTTTctagattttcagattttcccaTGTGACTACAACAAGTGCTTTCTTTAGCTGCCAAGAATGTGTGTCCACACTAAGGAATATCTGTACAAACCTGATAGCATTTTATAAGAAAGTATTTACAAGTCAAGCATGAAATGGGGATGATTTAAAAGGTTGGAAACTTTCAACAACAACACGTCTAGTGTTTCTGGCTAATGGACTTGGGACCCTTCACtgagatcagatttttttttcagaggttaGATGGGAAGAGACTTAAGATATCTTACAGTTGCTtaaggaaaggaataaaaagccACTCCTCCCTTTAAATCttagtctgttttttttaactttctgaaagcaaacaatttgtgaGGGTGTGGCTGTTTCAAACCTTTAAGGTTTGTAATAAGTTAACTTTTCCGAAACTGACACGGAATGGCCTGGTGGACAGATGATGCTACTGTTTCTGATGACATTAGGAGATAGTCACATTTTCTAGgtgtttttttaacctttaatgTGAAAGTCCAATTCAGGTTTTCCTGCTAATTTGCCTTAAGCACActtcaacaaacaaaaaggctcAAAGCTACTTAGTTCATCCAAAACCCTGCGCTGCAATCAACTCGGTAAGTTGGTTTTGCTGGAGTCATGAAGTTAGACATCTGCCTTTCATCTCCAGCTTGGAGGGCTGCAATATTCCTGAGAAGATGCTTATCAACCATTTACTGCTGCTGCAACtccaggggggaaaaaaaaaaaaaaaaaagaaaaacaaacaaaaaaaaagttcaagacTCTTAGACTCTTATTTTGAACAAAAGAAGGGATTATTAGGTCTCTGTGAGGAATTCCTgactttaaattcttttttatcCCTGTTTGCCTAAAGTAATAACAGCACCAACACCACCACAATGAAATAAGATGATGGGGTGGGTCTAGATACAGtctggggacatggtttatCAGAAGTCCCTATTAAGGTTAGCTTttttcaatgggaaaaaaatagtgtcaGTATTTTTGACATTATTACAAtatgtcatttcatttttgtaaatctaagcttttgtttttagtgtCTTTTTAGCATGCACATTAGTTTATGTTAGCCATACTCTGAGGCTGAGATCACCTCGGATCTTCCAAGATGGAAAAGGTTTTAAAACATCTTAGAATTGAAATCGAGAGTAGGCTTAGAGtagaattcaaataaaataaactttttttattcAAAGTCATGGGGGAGgatgtattgtttttttaaaaaactgctcAAAAGCCAGGCCATAAGCAAAGTCATACACCTTAACAAGTCAGAACTGCACAAAATGTAGCTCTTACTCCTTTTATAgctttattactattatttcaaACCCCAGCTGTGAAATCAGGGGACTTTCAAATGTTCAAATGTATAAGCTTTGGAATAATTACAGCTTAGGAACCTTTTTACTTTTGTGTGCAGTTATCTCTAGCAGTTTAGAATTATTATAGATATTTTAGATAGACATAGATCTTCTAGAGAGAGATATTCTGCATGTAGGTTGAGTTTCCTATTGGCATAGAGCTtctactatttttatttaaattatatgtgAAATATCGACCAATTGAAGTGTTGTTCTGGGATTAAATAGTCAGAAAATTAAGTACTGACACACCATGCCTAAGAATGAAAAGCAGCTCTTTGCTTTAAACAATAGTGACCACATTAAGGTGCAAACTGGCACCATGGTTACAAACTGCCAGATGAGACAGTGAATGTGTATGAAActttatttattgtgttttaatACTACCTTCAACAAGTTGTAATTTAGTGAGTATACATGTAGAAGGGATGAATCAATTACAAAGTTTAACCATCTATTCTATTAATTTGCCAACTATCATTGTGTTCTTTCACTTTGTCTTATTTGAAACCACTGTTACTGAGGGTTGAAGTACAATAGTAACATGCTGTAATTTCGCATTGCTAAAAACTTGCACAGAGGTACtcaagactaaaaaaaaaaaaaaaaaaaagaaaaaaggcaaacaaagccTTCTAACAGTCCAAACAGTTAATGATGTGTGAAATAGAGTTGTTTGAGCAATGAAAGTTTCTTCCAAGGACATGTTGTGGTTAAGACCTCAACAACAGTTTGCCTGAGATTCAACTTACAGCCACTGTGTGTGGAAGTGCAAATAGTGAGAAATGCATACCAGAAAGAGGGTTCAGAATAAgactttacatatttattttcatatttaaaggGATATTTAAACCCCGCTCCCTTCATGTCATAGTTGTAGAAGAGGGACACAtcagtttaaaactaaaaaggaaaaaaaagcttcataaGTCTTTCAGAGCTTTATTTGAACTATTACATTTTGGAATAAATTAAGactgagagaaacagaagtgttCACCTGGGCTATACTTACTAGGTAACTCTCCCGTGATGAGGCTTATCTCTCATCTACAACAAAGTAACACTTTTGCTGTTAATGAAGACAGCCCCTAGCTCAGAAAGTAAAGGcagttaaaagcaaaaaagcaattttatacATCACATCAACAAACCAGGGATAAGAAGTTTGCCAGTTCTGAGATCAGCTCACTGGCAGGTTTCTCAGCCTGACCTGCAGGCTCCAGCTCTCCCTGCGTGTCCCACCAGCCCCCTCCCCCTTGTGGAACATGAtcattgtcaaaaaaaaaaaaaaaaaaaaagcttaaaagtCAGGGTGGAAGTAAAATTCTGGCTTATCTAAGCAGTTTTCCCACTGTTCAGTTATATTAAAACCTTAAAGTCTAAGGTGATGGCCAACGAGCTCTTTAAATACTGCAGAATTCTAAAGAGAGTTAATTCttaacatacatacatatagaaCAAgttatgcattttttctttccttttttttttttttttttacaaaaaaagaatGGTTATATTGTTAGTTTTCCCACATATGGGGTGACTATGCCAGCTAACAACACAAACATTAGTGTTTTCACTAACAAAGGGTAGATAACTTTATCCTTTCTAGTGGTATGAAAGCAGTGTTCCACACAGAATTTCATAAAAAGGTTTGAAGTCATCTGGAAACAAACTGCTTTGCTCTACTGTACAGCAAGATGCTTTGTCTTAAGCCAGCACATCCATTTTGCATTAATGCATCTGCCAGAACTAGCATGGGAGCCCCGGTTTTGCAGACATTTCAATGTTTAGTTTCATGCACTATAAGCTGCtccactttaaaaacaaacaaagaacccCATACATACTTAACTTTAGCCTGAGCATAATATTTTAGCAGTTTTGCTGGCTTCAGTGAAGTGAAGCATCACCGAAAGTTAAACATGTAAAACTGGGCAGGATGAGGGGAGAGGAGACAGTTGTCCCTGtaccagcagaaaaaa contains the following coding sequences:
- the SLC25A29 gene encoding mitochondrial basic amino acids transporter, with the translated sequence MALDFLAGCVGGAAGVLVGHPFDTVKVRLQVQNVEKPLYRGTFHCFQSIIKQESAFGLYKGIGSPMMGLTFINALVFGVQGNTLRALGKDTPLNQFLAGSAAGAIQCIICCPMELAKTRMQLQGTGEYKLKMKNYKNSLDCLIKIYRKEGLRGINRGMVSTLIRETPSFGFYFLTYDCMTRYLGCEAEDSYVIPKLLFSGGMSGIVSWLSTYPVDVIKSRLQADGVGGVTQYNGILDCVRKSYHEEGWRVFTRGLTSTLLRAFPVNAATFATVTVFLMYMRSEEDLRGCEPGPVIQQPSSL